One Cryptomeria japonica chromosome 9, Sugi_1.0, whole genome shotgun sequence genomic window carries:
- the LOC131038611 gene encoding ethylene-responsive transcription factor ERF037, which produces MDSASDKGFESSNGREVEEIRELKYRGVRRRSWGKWVSEIREPKKKRRIWLGSYDSPQMAARAYDAAALCLKGRSAILNFPHAANSLPRPSSSHSRDIQAAASRAARAFDPHKILLFSPHSSDTQIQSSSTPGEEEISRGECSESSIVESNGEASRMQSLGEVDPMEDFLVQSPNMWTNMAEALILTPPRPKDEFEDTDLVDPLYSLWSE; this is translated from the coding sequence atGGATTCGGCAAGTGACAAAGGATTTGAGAGCTCCAATGGGAGAGAAGTAGAAGAGATCAGGGAGCTGAAGTACAGAGGAGTTCGTCGTAGGAGTTGGGGGAAATGGGTGTCTGAAATTCGGGAacccaagaagaagagaagaatatgGCTTGGATCATATGACAGTCCACAAATGGCTGCCCGAGCTTACGACGCTGCTGCCCTGTGTTTGAAGGGCCGTTCCGCCATACTCAATTTTCCTCACGCTGCAAATTCGCTGCCCCGCCCTTCTTCCTCCCATTCTCGCGACATCCAGGCCGCTGCTTCACGGGCTGCCCGTGCGTTCGACCCGCACAAAATACTTTTATTTTCTCCCCATTCTTCAGATACCCAAATTCAATCTTCGAGTACACCTGGTGAAGAAGAAATTAGTAGAGGAGAATGCTCTGAATCGAGCATTGTAGAGAGTAATGGTGAAGCGTCGAGAATGCAATCATTAGGTGAAGTAGATCCTATGGAGGATTTTCTTGTGCAGTCGCCCAATATGTGGACCAATATGGCGGAGGCTCTAATCCTCACGCCTCCTCGCCCCAAGGATGAATTTGAGGATACTGATTTGGTGGACCCTCTTTACTCCCTTTGGAGCGAATGA